Proteins from one Desertifilum tharense IPPAS B-1220 genomic window:
- a CDS encoding NAD(P)-dependent oxidoreductase, whose translation MKTILLTGASGVIGRSLQQHLDDSYKFRCIDRQPLPDVEDSHVIDVTDFSAVSAVMAGVDAVIHLAANPHVDQAWNDVYTSGIGGTYNVFEAARQANVRKIIYASTNHVSGWREVLGESPITPDLPVRPDSLYGVGKAFGEALGQFYCDRYEVSVICLRIGTFTETPQARNSEDRILRTWCSPRDLAQLVARSLEVKNLGFQIFYGISGNTRRFWDIGNAQELLGYRPQDNAEVLLKPE comes from the coding sequence ATGAAAACAATTCTCCTCACAGGTGCATCCGGTGTGATTGGGCGTTCTCTGCAACAACACTTGGATGACTCCTACAAATTTCGCTGTATCGATCGGCAACCGTTACCCGATGTGGAAGACTCCCATGTAATCGATGTTACAGATTTTTCAGCCGTTTCTGCGGTGATGGCAGGCGTTGATGCAGTCATCCATTTAGCCGCTAATCCCCATGTCGATCAAGCCTGGAACGATGTTTATACGAGCGGTATTGGCGGAACCTATAACGTTTTTGAGGCAGCCCGCCAAGCCAATGTCCGCAAGATTATTTATGCCAGCACGAATCATGTGTCTGGATGGCGCGAAGTCCTAGGAGAAAGCCCGATTACTCCAGATTTACCTGTGCGCCCCGATTCTCTGTATGGCGTTGGTAAAGCGTTCGGCGAGGCTTTAGGGCAATTTTATTGCGATCGCTATGAAGTATCCGTAATTTGCCTTAGAATAGGTACATTCACTGAAACTCCTCAAGCTAGAAATTCAGAGGATCGCATTCTGCGGACGTGGTGCAGTCCCCGCGATTTGGCGCAATTGGTAGCGCGATCGCTCGAAGTCAAAAATTTAGGATTCCAAATCTTCTACGGAATTTCCGGGAATACCCGGAGATTTTGGGATATAGGTAATGCTCAGGAATTGCTTGGATATCGCCCTCAAGATAATGCGGAAGTATTACTTAAACCGGAGTAA
- a CDS encoding glycosyltransferase: protein MLHAQRTLVSIIIPCFNAAQWIEEAIESCLSQTYPHREIIVIDDGSTDNSLEVIQRYYGQITWETGENRGGNAARNRGLELAKGDYIQYLDADDFLLPDKIAQQVQHLEATRTDIVYGDIQYQHHLPNGHIRREPMILPGLVGQPDNILKALIMYGCFPPSAYLFRKSILENIGGWDEELKAGQDRDLLLRLAIQGAKFRYQAGDVAIYRRYGNVTVSTANKTCLVLSFCRVLEKATAQLSAQNRLSSKYLYALAKGYKVMAMQYQAEISPPLYFWLLEKSLILFTKFAIRKAKMRENYAPFNALSLLNSMA, encoded by the coding sequence ATGCTGCACGCTCAACGCACGCTCGTTTCCATTATTATTCCCTGTTTTAACGCAGCTCAATGGATAGAAGAAGCAATTGAAAGTTGCTTGAGCCAAACCTATCCTCACCGAGAAATTATTGTAATCGATGATGGTTCTACGGATAACAGCCTTGAGGTCATTCAGCGATATTACGGACAAATTACTTGGGAAACCGGAGAAAATCGAGGCGGAAATGCAGCGAGGAATCGCGGTTTAGAGCTAGCCAAAGGAGACTATATTCAATATCTAGATGCCGATGACTTCTTGCTTCCCGACAAAATTGCTCAACAGGTGCAACATTTAGAAGCAACCCGGACTGATATTGTCTATGGCGACATCCAATATCAGCATCATCTCCCCAACGGACATATTCGACGAGAACCTATGATCTTACCGGGTTTAGTTGGGCAACCTGACAACATTCTTAAAGCCTTAATCATGTACGGTTGCTTTCCCCCTAGCGCCTACCTCTTCCGCAAAAGCATTCTTGAAAATATCGGGGGCTGGGATGAAGAACTCAAAGCCGGACAAGACCGAGATTTACTCCTGCGTTTAGCCATTCAAGGAGCTAAATTTCGCTATCAAGCTGGCGATGTCGCCATTTACCGAAGATACGGCAATGTTACGGTTTCAACCGCCAATAAAACTTGTTTGGTGCTAAGTTTTTGTCGCGTCTTAGAAAAAGCGACCGCGCAACTGAGCGCCCAAAATCGCCTATCTTCAAAGTATCTTTATGCTTTAGCAAAAGGCTACAAAGTCATGGCAATGCAGTACCAAGCGGAAATCAGCCCTCCTCTGTATTTCTGGCTGTTAGAGAAATCTTTAATTCTCTTTACAAAATTTGCCATTAGAAAAGCTAAAATGAGAGAAAATTACGCGCCTTTCAACGCCCTATCTCTGCTCAACTCAATGGCTTAA